From a single Streptomyces sp. NBC_00377 genomic region:
- a CDS encoding amino acid ABC transporter permease, whose translation MTDKLDKSSTGGAPPEDTPQVAKDSGFSGPPEAIKAIPVRHYGRWVSAVIVIALLALLVNAFANGDIQWNTVGDQLFNSTVIAGAGRTLLISVLSMVLGVVLGVVLAVMRLSKNPVTSTVAWLYIWFFRGTPVYVQLLMWFNLALIFPVLNLGPIYKDEMTDVMTPFMCALLGLGLNEAAYMAEICRAGLLAVDEGQTEASHALGMSHAKTLRRIVIPQAMRVIVPPTGNEFINMLKTSSLVYVVTYNELLRSTSVIGSSSFAVMELLFVASIWYLVMTSVFSVFQYYLERYYARGSSRSLPPTVFQKIRTNLLSIGRERRSS comes from the coding sequence ATGACTGACAAGCTCGACAAGTCCTCCACGGGTGGCGCACCACCCGAGGACACCCCGCAGGTCGCCAAGGACTCGGGGTTCTCCGGCCCGCCGGAGGCCATCAAGGCCATCCCCGTGCGCCACTACGGCCGCTGGGTCAGCGCCGTGATCGTCATCGCGCTCCTGGCGCTGCTGGTCAACGCCTTCGCGAACGGCGACATCCAGTGGAACACCGTCGGCGACCAGCTGTTCAACTCGACCGTGATCGCGGGCGCCGGGCGCACCCTCCTGATCAGCGTGCTGTCCATGGTGCTGGGCGTGGTCCTGGGCGTCGTGCTGGCCGTGATGCGGCTGTCGAAGAACCCGGTGACCAGCACGGTCGCCTGGCTGTACATCTGGTTCTTCCGCGGCACCCCGGTCTATGTGCAGCTCCTGATGTGGTTCAACCTGGCGCTGATCTTCCCCGTCCTGAACCTCGGTCCGATCTACAAGGACGAGATGACGGACGTCATGACGCCGTTCATGTGCGCCCTGCTCGGACTCGGTCTGAACGAGGCCGCGTACATGGCGGAGATCTGCCGGGCCGGCCTGCTGGCCGTGGACGAGGGACAGACCGAGGCCTCGCACGCGCTCGGCATGAGCCACGCCAAGACGCTGCGCAGGATCGTCATCCCGCAGGCGATGCGGGTGATCGTGCCGCCGACCGGCAACGAGTTCATCAACATGCTCAAGACCTCGTCGCTGGTGTACGTGGTGACGTACAACGAACTGCTCCGCTCGACCTCGGTGATCGGCTCCTCGTCGTTCGCCGTGATGGAGCTGCTGTTCGTCGCGTCCATCTGGTACCTGGTCATGACCAGCGTGTTCAGCGTCTTCCAGTACTACCTGGAGCGCTACTACGCCCGCGGTTCGAGCCGCAGCCTGCCGCCCACGGTCTTCCAGAAGATCCGGACGAACCTGCTGTCGATCGGCCGCGAAAGGAGGTCGTCATGA
- a CDS encoding amino acid ABC transporter ATP-binding protein, translating to MTAMVKAEGVHKSFGAVEVLKGIDLEVKNGEVFCLIGPSGSGKSTFLRCINHLEKINAGRLYVDGDLVGYRQKGDKLYELKDSEVALKRRDIGMVFQRFNLFPHMTALENVVEAPVQVKGVSRAQARERATQLLERVGLADKAASYPSQLSGGQQQRVAIARALAMEPKLMLFDEPTSALDPELVGDVLDVMRDLAESGMTMVVVTHEMGFAREVGDSLVFMDGGVVVESGNPRDVLTNPQHERTQSFLSKVL from the coding sequence ATGACCGCGATGGTGAAGGCCGAGGGCGTGCACAAGTCCTTCGGCGCGGTCGAGGTCCTCAAGGGCATCGACCTGGAGGTCAAGAACGGCGAGGTGTTCTGCCTCATCGGCCCCTCCGGCTCCGGCAAGAGCACGTTCCTGAGGTGCATCAACCACCTCGAGAAGATCAACGCCGGACGGCTGTACGTCGACGGCGACCTGGTCGGCTATCGCCAGAAGGGCGACAAGCTGTACGAGCTCAAGGACAGCGAGGTCGCGCTGAAGCGTCGGGACATCGGCATGGTGTTCCAGCGGTTCAACCTGTTCCCGCACATGACGGCGCTGGAGAACGTCGTCGAGGCCCCCGTCCAGGTCAAGGGCGTCAGCCGGGCCCAGGCGAGGGAGCGTGCGACACAGCTCCTGGAACGGGTGGGCCTGGCGGACAAGGCGGCCAGCTACCCCTCGCAGCTCTCCGGCGGCCAGCAGCAGCGCGTCGCGATCGCCCGGGCCCTGGCCATGGAACCGAAGCTGATGCTGTTCGACGAGCCGACTTCGGCTCTCGACCCTGAGCTGGTCGGTGACGTCCTCGACGTCATGCGCGACCTGGCCGAGTCCGGCATGACGATGGTCGTCGTCACCCACGAGATGGGCTTCGCCCGCGAGGTCGGCGACAGCCTGGTCTTCATGGACGGCGGTGTGGTCGTCGAGTCCGGCAACCCGCGGGACGTGCTGACCAATCCGCAGCACGAGCGGACCCAGTCGTTCCTGTCCAAGGTGCTCTAG